From Flavobacterium sp. 102, a single genomic window includes:
- a CDS encoding nucleoside 2-deoxyribosyltransferase domain-containing protein, with translation MKTKIYLAGGFKGGWHDIVIEKLGSDFICFNPQKHDLNDVEKYTSWDLYHVEKCDILFGYMSRDNPSGYGLALEIGYAKAMNKLIILVDERSEHDEVFKRYFSICQESANVAFDTLDEAIGYVKSFVI, from the coding sequence ATGAAAACAAAGATATATTTAGCGGGAGGATTTAAAGGTGGATGGCATGATATTGTAATTGAGAAATTAGGTTCTGATTTTATCTGTTTTAACCCTCAAAAACATGATTTAAATGATGTTGAAAAGTACACATCATGGGACTTATATCATGTTGAAAAATGTGATATTTTATTTGGTTATATGTCTAGAGATAATCCATCAGGATATGGTTTAGCTTTAGAGATTGGGTATGCTAAAGCAATGAATAAATTAATTATTCTTGTAGACGAACGCTCTGAACATGATGAAGTTTTTAAGAGGTATTTTTCTATTTGCCAAGAATCTGCTAATGTGGCTTTCGATACCTTAGACGAAGCTATAGGTTATGTTAAGAGTTTTGTTATTTAG